In the [Clostridium] colinum genome, one interval contains:
- a CDS encoding BMP family lipoprotein, with protein sequence MKRVVSLILAVTMALGMVACGNSSNEKNSTQENTSSAEIALVTDVGTIDDKSFNQGSWEGVVKFAEEKGITHKYYQPSEKSNEAIITAIELAIKGGAKTVVCPGFLFEVPVYNMQKKYPDIKFILIDGVPQDGGGELYELADNTQSIYFAEEQAGFLAGYASVIEGFRNLGFMGGIAVPAVIRYGYGFVQGAEYAGKELGLAPGEITMNYTYVGDFDASPDHTAKAAAWYNEGVEVIFACGGGVGNSVMKAAETAGKKVIGVDVDQSFESETVITSAMKNLQNAIYKSLQSIYDGTFSGGNVIDLGANTQDILLPMETSKFEVFSQEQYDLIYSKIANEEIKLKNETAGEKPTDLGSQIVTVNFK encoded by the coding sequence ATGAAAAGAGTAGTTAGTTTAATATTAGCAGTGACTATGGCTTTAGGTATGGTTGCTTGTGGAAATTCGAGTAATGAAAAAAATTCTACTCAAGAAAATACATCTAGTGCAGAAATAGCTCTTGTTACAGATGTTGGTACTATTGATGATAAATCTTTTAACCAAGGTTCTTGGGAAGGCGTTGTAAAATTTGCTGAAGAAAAAGGAATAACTCATAAATATTATCAACCATCTGAAAAATCTAATGAAGCTATTATTACTGCTATTGAATTAGCTATTAAAGGTGGAGCTAAAACAGTTGTTTGTCCTGGATTTTTATTTGAAGTACCTGTTTATAATATGCAAAAAAAATATCCAGATATTAAATTTATTCTTATAGATGGTGTACCTCAAGATGGTGGTGGAGAATTATATGAATTAGCTGATAATACTCAATCTATTTATTTTGCTGAAGAACAAGCAGGATTTTTGGCAGGATATGCTTCTGTTATAGAAGGGTTTAGAAATCTAGGATTCATGGGTGGTATAGCAGTTCCAGCTGTTATTCGTTATGGTTATGGATTTGTACAAGGGGCAGAATATGCTGGTAAAGAATTAGGCCTTGCTCCTGGTGAAATTACTATGAACTATACATATGTTGGAGATTTTGATGCTTCTCCAGACCATACAGCTAAAGCAGCAGCTTGGTATAATGAAGGTGTTGAAGTTATATTTGCTTGTGGTGGAGGCGTTGGTAACTCTGTTATGAAAGCTGCAGAGACTGCAGGTAAAAAAGTTATTGGTGTAGATGTTGACCAATCATTTGAATCTGAAACAGTTATTACATCAGCTATGAAAAACTTACAAAATGCAATTTACAAATCTTTACAATCAATTTATGATGGTACTTTTTCTGGTGGGAATGTAATAGATTTAGGTGCTAATACACAAGATATATTACTTCCTATGGAAACATCTAAATTTGAAGTATTTAGTCAAGAACAATATGACTTAATATATAGTAAAATAGCTAATGAAGAAATTAAATTAAAAAATGAAACTGCTGGAGAAAAACCAACAGATTTAGGCTCTCAAATAGTTACTGTAAATTTTAAATAA
- a CDS encoding ABC transporter ATP-binding protein yields MSYVIEMNNITKQFGNFKANDDITLKVKKGEIHALLGENGAGKSTLMSVLFGLYQPEKGTIKINEKEVKINNPNDANDLGIGMVHQHFKLVHNFTVLESIVLGRETTSGGFLKMKDARKKVEALIEKYKFQINLDSYISDITVGMQQKVEILKMLYCDNNILIFDEPTAVLTPQEIDEFMATMKNLVAEGKSIVFITHKLNEIKAVANRCSVIRKGKYIGTVDVATTSKEEMSEMMVGRKINLNIEKQPAKIGESILKVENLSVKSKDTGKKNVKDVSFEVKSGEIVCIAGIDGNGQSELVYAITGLMPIESGKVKLKEKDVTKYSIRKKCINGFAHIPEDRHKYGLVLDYTLQENLVLQSYFTKRFQKFGFLKFNEIKSYAKYLIEKFDIRSGQGENSITRGMSGGNQQKAIIARELDRNPELVIAVQPVRGLDVGAIEYIHNQLVAQRDKGKAVLLVSLELDEVMNLSDRILVMYEGEIVADVNPKEVTIQELGLYMAGTKRSVKNA; encoded by the coding sequence TTGTCTTATGTAATAGAAATGAATAATATTACAAAACAATTTGGAAACTTTAAAGCCAATGACGATATTACTTTAAAAGTTAAAAAAGGCGAAATACATGCTCTTTTAGGTGAAAATGGGGCTGGAAAGTCTACTTTAATGAGTGTTTTATTTGGGCTTTATCAACCAGAAAAAGGTACTATTAAAATAAATGAAAAAGAAGTAAAAATAAATAACCCAAATGATGCTAATGACTTAGGAATAGGTATGGTACATCAACATTTTAAATTAGTGCATAATTTTACTGTATTAGAAAGCATTGTTTTAGGGCGAGAAACAACATCTGGTGGATTTTTAAAGATGAAAGACGCTAGAAAAAAAGTAGAAGCTCTTATAGAAAAATATAAATTTCAAATAAATTTAGATTCTTATATATCGGATATAACAGTTGGTATGCAACAAAAAGTAGAAATATTAAAAATGTTATATTGTGATAACAATATATTAATATTTGATGAACCAACAGCAGTTTTAACACCACAAGAAATAGATGAGTTTATGGCTACTATGAAAAACCTTGTAGCAGAGGGGAAATCTATTGTATTTATTACACATAAACTAAATGAAATAAAAGCTGTTGCAAATAGATGTAGTGTTATTAGAAAAGGTAAATATATAGGAACAGTAGATGTTGCTACCACATCTAAAGAAGAAATGTCTGAAATGATGGTTGGTAGAAAAATAAACCTTAATATTGAAAAACAACCAGCTAAAATAGGTGAATCTATTTTAAAAGTAGAAAATTTATCTGTAAAATCTAAAGATACTGGTAAAAAAAATGTAAAAGATGTATCATTTGAAGTTAAAAGTGGTGAAATAGTTTGTATAGCAGGTATTGATGGTAATGGTCAATCTGAACTTGTATATGCTATAACTGGTCTTATGCCTATAGAAAGTGGTAAAGTCAAACTAAAAGAAAAGGACGTTACAAAATATAGTATAAGAAAAAAATGTATAAATGGGTTTGCACATATACCAGAAGATAGACATAAATATGGACTTGTATTAGACTATACTTTACAAGAAAATCTTGTTTTGCAAAGTTATTTTACTAAACGTTTTCAAAAATTTGGATTTTTAAAGTTTAATGAAATTAAATCTTATGCTAAATATCTTATAGAAAAATTTGACATAAGAAGTGGACAAGGTGAAAATTCTATAACAAGAGGTATGTCTGGTGGTAACCAACAAAAAGCAATTATAGCAAGAGAGCTTGACAGAAATCCAGAGCTTGTAATAGCAGTACAACCAGTTAGAGGGCTTGATGTTGGAGCTATAGAGTATATACATAACCAATTAGTGGCTCAAAGAGATAAAGGAAAAGCAGTATTATTAGTATCTTTAGAACTTGATGAAGTTATGAACCTTAGTGATAGAATATTAGTTATGTATGAAGGTGAAATAGTGGCAGATGTTAACCCTAAAGAAGTAACTATACAAGAATTAGGATTATATATGGCTGGTACAAAAAGGAGTGTGAAAAATGCATAA
- a CDS encoding helix-turn-helix domain-containing protein, with protein MYISDINIFLNNINNLVKKKGITKSHFYKEIGISAGSFGDWKSGKSKPSEKTLEKLSQYFNCTLDELILNNTNNNLTEQEKKLLNLFNKLDEDYKNQAISQIFKLVVKMSNEQDKILNSKKAQIAALGGGVVEIDEDLAKYIEENIVVDEYNPNN; from the coding sequence ATGTACATTTCTGATATTAATATTTTTTTAAATAACATAAATAATTTAGTAAAAAAAAAGGGGATAACAAAATCTCATTTTTATAAAGAAATAGGAATATCTGCTGGAAGTTTTGGAGATTGGAAAAGTGGAAAAAGTAAACCTAGTGAGAAAACACTAGAAAAACTATCGCAATATTTTAATTGTACATTAGATGAATTAATACTTAATAATACAAATAATAATTTAACAGAACAAGAAAAAAAATTACTAAACTTATTCAATAAATTAGATGAAGATTATAAAAATCAAGCTATAAGTCAAATTTTTAAGTTAGTTGTAAAAATGTCTAATGAACAAGATAAAATTCTTAACTCTAAAAAAGCTCAAATCGCTGCATTAGGTGGTGGAGTTGTAGAAATAGATGAAGATTTAGCTAAATATATCGAAGAAAATATTGTTGTAGATGAATACAACCCAAATAACTAA
- a CDS encoding BRO-N domain-containing protein, producing MEKLKILDERKVLTKDFKIYGSFEEPLFLAKDVAEWIEHTNSRMMLQNIDEDEKICVNNPYALKGQQEQWFLTEYGLYEVLMQSRKPIAKVFKKEVKKILKEIRTTGKYDANKNGYMLNGIKVFTTIQIANELNTSRRAVNYKGEKLGLKNGIDYIDLSKQDLLKFKSENNHDLSLKGKSNLRLYNENSKNKLLTGSKNIKETYSQEVLEFTKNTEEIY from the coding sequence ATGGAAAAATTAAAAATATTAGATGAAAGAAAAGTATTAACAAAAGATTTTAAAATTTATGGTAGCTTTGAAGAGCCACTATTTTTAGCAAAAGATGTTGCAGAATGGATAGAACATACTAATTCAAGAATGATGTTACAAAATATAGATGAAGATGAAAAGATATGCGTAAACAATCCTTACGCATTGAAAGGTCAACAAGAACAATGGTTTTTAACAGAGTATGGTTTATATGAAGTATTAATGCAAAGCAGAAAGCCTATTGCAAAAGTATTTAAAAAAGAAGTTAAAAAAATTCTTAAAGAAATAAGAACAACGGGTAAATATGATGCTAATAAAAATGGTTATATGTTGAATGGTATAAAAGTTTTTACTACAATACAAATAGCGAATGAATTGAATACATCAAGAAGAGCAGTTAACTATAAAGGTGAAAAATTAGGTTTAAAAAATGGAATTGATTATATAGATTTGTCTAAACAAGATTTATTAAAATTTAAATCTGAAAATAATCACGATTTAAGTCTGAAAGGTAAATCTAATTTAAGACTATATAATGAAAATTCTAAAAATAAACTCTTAACAGGTTCAAAAAATATAAAAGAAACTTATTCTCAAGAGGTATTAGAATTCACAAAAAATACAGAAGAGATATATTAA
- a CDS encoding ABC transporter permease, whose translation MEIIYFIAQQTMSFAIPLLIVAIGGMFSERSGVINIALEGIMLMGAFTGILFINQFENSMSGQTLLILALLVAGITGGLFSLLHAFASINLKADQTISGTALNLFAPAFAIFTARTIQQTQQIPFTNTFFIKEVPVLSSIPILGDLLFKNVYITTYIGILICIISYIVINKTKFGLRLRACGEHPQAADSVGINVYKIRYAGVIISGVLAGMGGIVFIVPTSTNFNATVAGYGFLALAVLIFGQWRVPRIFVAAFFFGIMKTLSSAHSTIPFIKDLPITNEIYKMLPYFITLVALTFLSKNSQAPKAAGIPYDKGSR comes from the coding sequence ATGGAAATAATTTATTTTATAGCACAACAAACTATGTCATTTGCTATTCCTCTTTTGATAGTTGCTATAGGTGGTATGTTTTCTGAAAGAAGTGGTGTTATAAATATTGCACTTGAAGGTATAATGCTAATGGGAGCTTTTACAGGTATATTATTTATAAATCAATTTGAAAATTCTATGTCTGGACAAACACTATTAATATTAGCTTTATTGGTAGCGGGCATTACAGGAGGTTTATTTTCTTTATTACATGCTTTTGCATCAATAAATCTTAAAGCCGACCAAACAATAAGTGGGACAGCTTTAAATCTTTTTGCACCAGCTTTTGCTATATTTACAGCAAGAACAATACAACAAACACAACAAATACCTTTTACAAATACTTTTTTTATTAAAGAAGTACCAGTTTTAAGTTCAATACCAATATTAGGAGATTTACTATTTAAAAATGTGTATATTACTACTTATATAGGAATTTTAATATGTATTATTTCATATATTGTAATTAATAAAACAAAATTTGGACTTAGGCTAAGAGCTTGTGGTGAACACCCTCAAGCAGCAGATTCTGTAGGTATTAATGTTTATAAAATAAGATATGCAGGTGTTATAATATCTGGTGTATTAGCAGGTATGGGAGGTATTGTATTTATCGTTCCTACTTCAACAAACTTTAATGCAACAGTTGCAGGATATGGGTTTCTTGCTTTAGCTGTTTTAATATTTGGACAATGGAGAGTTCCTAGAATATTTGTTGCAGCATTTTTCTTTGGTATTATGAAAACTTTATCTAGTGCACATTCTACAATACCATTTATCAAAGACTTACCTATAACAAATGAAATATATAAAATGTTACCGTATTTTATAACTTTAGTAGCCTTGACATTTTTATCTAAAAATTCTCAAGCTCCTAAAGCAGCAGGTATACCTTATGATAAAGGTTCAAGATAA
- a CDS encoding ImmA/IrrE family metallo-endopeptidase — MYIKEKAYNFLISYRITNLNFNIELLTEIAILNKWELCKYSSNQKLIYNLNLKEQLKLDAFTFIKENKIFILYNDDLPENDILFNILYEFGHILLKHSSSNNIMGSSLIKENLIRQENEANTFACEVLAPSCIFKEMEVYSIDDIIRLSKLPIKHITQHIPNITNFHSLDDISERLIKIFNEYIKKNKYDNEETKINPKVNKSYLKFFTVSSILTICLIFILISLKNNNISNNSMINNTAPITSIETITNDKVFYTTKTGTKYHLKDCRYIKDKNNLIQLNFNDDNFKKYEPCSICIK, encoded by the coding sequence ATGTACATAAAAGAAAAAGCTTATAACTTTCTTATAAGTTATCGTATAACAAACTTAAATTTTAATATTGAACTACTAACTGAAATAGCTATTCTAAATAAATGGGAGTTATGTAAATATTCTTCTAACCAAAAATTAATATATAACTTAAATTTAAAAGAACAGCTTAAATTAGATGCTTTTACCTTTATAAAAGAAAATAAAATATTTATTTTGTATAATGATGATTTACCAGAAAATGATATACTATTTAATATCTTGTACGAGTTCGGACATATATTATTAAAGCACTCTTCATCTAATAACATTATGGGAAGTAGCTTAATAAAAGAAAACTTAATAAGACAAGAAAATGAAGCTAATACATTTGCTTGTGAAGTTTTAGCTCCCTCTTGTATTTTTAAAGAAATGGAAGTATATAGCATAGACGATATAATAAGACTTTCAAAATTACCTATCAAACATATTACTCAACATATACCTAACATCACTAACTTTCATAGTTTAGATGATATTTCTGAAAGACTTATAAAAATATTTAATGAATATATTAAAAAAAATAAATATGATAATGAAGAAACTAAAATAAACCCTAAAGTAAATAAATCATATTTAAAATTTTTTACTGTTAGTTCAATCCTAACAATATGCTTAATTTTTATTTTAATATCTTTAAAAAATAATAATATATCTAATAATTCAATGATAAATAATACCGCTCCTATTACTTCAATAGAAACTATTACTAATGATAAAGTATTCTATACTACAAAAACTGGTACAAAGTATCATTTAAAAGATTGTAGATATATAAAAGATAAAAATAACTTAATACAACTAAATTTTAATGATGATAATTTTAAAAAATATGAACCTTGCTCTATTTGTATAAAATAA
- a CDS encoding helix-turn-helix domain-containing protein: protein MSLAKNLKSYRIELGLTQKKLAEQVNLGETMISEVECGRKQLSILSLKK from the coding sequence ATGAGTTTGGCTAAAAATTTAAAAAGTTATAGAATTGAATTAGGTTTAACTCAAAAGAAATTAGCAGAACAAGTAAATTTAGGAGAAACTATGATTTCAGAAGTTGAATGTGGAAGAAAGCAGTTGTCTATTTTATCGCTAAAAAAATAG
- a CDS encoding pyrimidine-nucleoside phosphorylase → MRMYDIIHKKRNKQEITDEEINYMINNYVIGDIPDYQMSAMLMAIFFNGMSDREISTMTNAMAHSGDMVDLSSIEGIKVDKHSTGGVGDKTTLIIAPVVAYYGVKVAKMSGRGLGHTGGTVDKMEAIPGLKTNFSQEEFFDIVNKTGISVIGQSGNLAPADKKLYALRDVTATVDSIPLIAASIMSKKLAAGSDCILLDVKTGSGAFMKTLDESISLAQKMVAIGENCGRKTIALITDMDIPLGNNIGNALEIIEVINTLNGKGPKDLTEICIKLAGNMLYLAGKGNITECEKMAKEAIENGYAIKKLIEMVEAQGGDIEYIKNPDKFEKSKYSLDIVLEEEIDGYIEFMDTEGLGIASTMLGAGRETKEDVIDFSAGIILNKKVGDKVKQGDVLCTLYTNDENKLKNAKEKVLSSINISDKETKKVQLVFARIEKDSIEKF, encoded by the coding sequence ATGAGAATGTATGATATTATACATAAAAAAAGAAATAAACAAGAGATTACAGATGAAGAAATAAATTATATGATAAATAATTATGTAATTGGAGATATACCAGATTATCAAATGTCGGCTATGCTTATGGCTATATTTTTCAATGGTATGAGCGATAGAGAAATATCTACAATGACAAATGCTATGGCACATTCTGGAGATATGGTAGATTTATCTTCTATAGAAGGGATAAAGGTTGATAAACATTCTACAGGTGGTGTAGGTGATAAAACAACATTAATAATAGCACCAGTTGTTGCATATTATGGTGTAAAAGTAGCTAAAATGTCTGGTAGAGGTTTAGGGCATACTGGCGGTACTGTCGATAAAATGGAAGCAATACCAGGACTTAAAACTAATTTTTCACAAGAAGAATTTTTTGATATAGTGAACAAAACAGGAATTAGTGTAATAGGGCAATCTGGCAACCTTGCTCCAGCAGATAAAAAGCTTTATGCATTAAGAGATGTTACAGCAACAGTAGATAGTATTCCTCTTATAGCGGCATCTATTATGAGTAAGAAATTAGCAGCTGGTAGTGATTGTATTTTATTAGATGTTAAAACTGGTAGTGGAGCATTTATGAAAACATTAGATGAATCTATAAGCCTTGCTCAAAAAATGGTAGCAATAGGAGAAAATTGTGGAAGGAAAACTATTGCACTTATAACAGATATGGATATACCTTTAGGTAATAATATAGGAAATGCTTTAGAAATAATAGAAGTTATAAATACTTTAAATGGTAAAGGACCAAAAGATTTAACAGAAATATGTATAAAGCTGGCAGGTAATATGTTATATCTTGCAGGCAAAGGCAATATAACAGAATGTGAAAAAATGGCTAAAGAAGCTATTGAAAATGGATATGCTATTAAAAAGTTAATAGAAATGGTAGAAGCTCAAGGTGGAGATATAGAATATATTAAAAATCCAGATAAATTTGAAAAATCTAAGTATAGTTTAGATATAGTTTTAGAAGAAGAGATAGATGGATATATTGAATTTATGGATACAGAAGGGCTAGGAATTGCATCTACTATGTTAGGAGCAGGAAGAGAAACTAAAGAAGATGTTATAGATTTTTCTGCAGGTATTATTTTAAATAAAAAAGTTGGAGATAAAGTAAAACAAGGTGATGTTTTATGCACATTATATACTAATGATGAGAATAAACTAAAAAATGCTAAAGAAAAAGTTTTGTCATCTATAAATATTAGTGATAAGGAAACTAAAAAAGTACAATTAGTTTTTGCAAGAATTGAAAAAGATAGTATAGAAAAATTTTAA
- a CDS encoding ABC transporter permease, translating into MHNNEKKQRDYKGLINFSSSLFAILAGFIFAFLVLFISNPTEAVNGFLTILKGGFTDGLTGISRFIYFATPIIMTGLSVAFAFKTGLFNIGASGQFIIGAYVAVYIGVKWTFLPEGIHWIVALIGAGIAGALWGAIPGILKAFANVNEVIASIMTNYIGMYLVNMLVTRNIFDQLRNQSLEVSKSAIIPKLGIGNTNINYAIVIALLFVIIIYILLEKTTIGYELKACGQNKFASKYAGINEKKNIVLAMVIAGLLSGIGGGLMYLYGAGKYIQVLDVIAPEGFSGISVALFGQSNPIGVFLAGLFIAHIRVGGTNLQLHGYAPEIIDMIIASIIYFGAFALLFKNIISKIINKSKKGEKK; encoded by the coding sequence ATGCATAATAATGAAAAAAAACAAAGAGATTATAAAGGACTTATTAACTTTTCCTCATCTTTATTTGCCATATTAGCAGGATTTATATTTGCTTTTTTAGTTCTTTTTATAAGTAATCCAACAGAAGCTGTAAATGGATTTTTAACAATTTTAAAAGGTGGATTTACTGATGGTTTAACAGGTATTTCTAGATTTATATATTTTGCTACACCAATTATTATGACAGGTTTATCTGTTGCATTTGCATTTAAAACAGGTCTTTTTAATATTGGTGCTTCAGGACAATTTATAATAGGAGCTTATGTAGCTGTTTATATTGGTGTAAAATGGACATTTTTACCAGAGGGTATACACTGGATAGTAGCTTTAATAGGTGCCGGTATAGCAGGAGCTTTATGGGGTGCAATACCAGGCATATTAAAAGCCTTTGCAAATGTTAATGAGGTTATAGCATCTATTATGACTAACTATATAGGTATGTATTTAGTTAATATGTTGGTTACAAGAAATATTTTTGACCAACTTAGAAATCAATCTTTAGAAGTTTCTAAAAGTGCTATTATACCAAAACTTGGAATAGGTAATACAAATATAAATTATGCAATTGTAATAGCATTACTCTTTGTAATAATAATATATATATTGCTTGAAAAAACAACAATAGGGTATGAGCTAAAAGCTTGTGGACAAAATAAATTTGCTAGTAAATATGCTGGTATAAATGAAAAGAAAAACATAGTACTTGCTATGGTTATAGCTGGTTTATTATCTGGTATTGGTGGAGGTTTAATGTATCTTTATGGTGCCGGAAAATACATACAAGTTTTAGATGTTATAGCTCCAGAAGGATTTAGTGGAATATCTGTTGCTTTATTTGGACAATCAAACCCAATTGGTGTATTTTTAGCAGGATTATTTATAGCACATATAAGAGTTGGAGGAACTAATCTTCAGTTGCATGGATATGCTCCAGAAATTATAGATATGATTATTGCATCTATTATATACTTTGGTGCTTTTGCTTTATTGTTTAAAAATATTATATCTAAAATAATAAATAAATCTAAGAAAGGGGAGAAAAAATAA